The following proteins are encoded in a genomic region of Oncorhynchus kisutch isolate 150728-3 linkage group LG4, Okis_V2, whole genome shotgun sequence:
- the LOC109889409 gene encoding peptidyl-prolyl cis-trans isomerase FKBP4-like has translation MTAEEVTNEEQNNIPMEGEDITQKKDGGVLKLVKQEGTGTELPMTGDKVFVHYVGTLLDGTPFDSSRERGEKFSFELGKGQVIKAWDLGVATMKVGEISQLICKPEYAYGTAGSPPKIPPNATLVFQVELFEFRGEDITEGEDGGIIRRIITKGEGYTKPNEGAAVEVCLEGSCEGKVFDKRELKFELGDGESLGLPSGVEKALMAMEQGEESLFIIKPKYGYGNTGNSKYNIPGEATLQYKLKLTTFEKAKESWEMNSAEKLEQSIIVKEKGTQYFKEGKYRQASVQYKRIVSWLENESSLPEGEEQKAQALRLAAHLNLAMCFLKLQEPSSTFDNCDKALELDDTNEKALFRRGEALFAMKEFDRARADFQRVIQLYPSNKAAKSQVALCQKQIKEQHEKDKRLYANMFQKFAERDAKEEADKGMENGGGMEVEESGGQE, from the exons ATGACTGCTGAAGAGGTGACCAACGAAGAACAGAACAACATCCCGATGGAGGGAGAGGATATCACGCAGAAGAAAGATGGAGGGGTTTTAAAG TTGGTGAAGCAGGAAGGCACAGGGACAGAGCTGCCTATGACTGGGGACAAGGTGTTTGTTCACTATGTTGGCACCCTGCTGGATGGAACCCCGTTTGACTCCAGTCGTGAACGAGGAGAGAAGTTTTCCTTTGAGCTGGGCAaag gccaggtcatcaaGGCGTGGGACCTGGGAGTGGCTACTATGAAAGTAGGAGAGATCAGCCAGCTGATCTGTAAACCAGAGTATGCCTACGGCACTGCTGGCAGCCCCCCGAAGATACCCCCCAACGCTACACTTGTCTTCCAG gTGGAGTTGTTTGAGTTTCGGGGGGAGGACATCActgagggagaggatggaggaatcATCCGTCGCATCATCACTAAGGGAGAGGGATACACCAAGCCTAATGAAGGAGCTGCCGTAGAAG TGTGTTTGGAGGGCAGCTGTGAGGGCAAGGTGTTTGACAAGAGGGAGCTGAAGTTTGAGTTGGGAGATGGAGAAAGCCTGGGTCTGCCAAGCGGAGTGGAAAAAGCCCTGATGGCtatggagcagggagaggagtcCCTCTTCATCATCAAACCCAA gtatgGCTATGGAAACACAGGCAACAGCAAGTACAATATTCCTGGTGAAGCCACTCTGCAGTACAAACTCAAACTGACCACCTTCGAGAAG GCCAAGGAATCCTGGGAAATGAACTCCGCAGAGAAACTGGAGCAGAGCATCATTGTCAAGGAGAAGGGAACACAGTACTTCAAG gaaGGAAAGTATCGCCAAGCGTCTGTCCAGTATAAGAGGATTGTGTCCTGGCTGGAGAATGAATCAAGTTTACCCGAGGGGGAGGAGCAGAAGGCTCAAGCCCTGCGGTTGGCTGCTCACCTCAACCTGGCCATGTGCTTCCTCAAGCTACAGGAACCAAGCTCTACTTTTGACAACTGTGACAAG GCCCTGGAGCTGGACGACACTAATGAAAAGGCTCTATTCCGGAGGGGGGAGGCGCTGTTTGCCATGAAGGAGTTTGATAGGGCGAGAGCAGACTTCCAGCGTGTCATACAACTGTATCCTAGCAACAAGGCCGCCAAAAGCCAG GTGGCTCTGTGCCAGAAACAGATTAAGGAGCAGCATGAGAAGGACAAGAGGCTCTATGCCAACATGTTCCAGAAGTTTGCTGAGAGAGACGCTAAG GAGGAGGCTGACAAGGGGATGGAGAAcggaggagggatggaggtggaggagagtggaggacagGAGTAA